CTGCACAAAATTGGAAGCCACGCTTGGATAATTAAAAATTTTACATTATTACACTTCAGAAGAAGTTGGACTATAGGTCTCTGTAGGAAGGCTGGAGACATGAAGGTTAATTTCTGGCCACACTTGCCAAAGAAAGAAGCTTAGCAGCCTATGATTTCAAATAACTTTAAAAGGAAGGGAACCTGATATTCAATTAACAAAGATTTCTGGAGCAAATACATACAGGCTCTTAAGAGGAAATTCTATAGAACTTTGCATCAAAGGAAGGATCCAAACCAATAACATTTAAGAGCTCAAGAACCATTGTGCACATAGGTATAATGAAAAACTCCACTTGAGAAGATCAAACATATATATGCAACCAGAGTATAAACTTGTGCAGGAATCAAACAATTCTGGAGACGCGGACAGAAGAGTGCGCCATCCAACAGCTAGTGCATGAGATCCTGCCATGACGTTTTCATTCATACTTTATGCAACAAATAGAATCCAACACAGAGAAAGAAACGAGAAGGGCCAAAATAGCTAGATAAAAGACTTTGGGTGAAAATTCTAACTTTTTGTCCATAGTGATCTACGTACTTATTCTCACCGGTAGCTATTTCAATGATATTGCCAACAGTCTTTTTTTTCCAGTTATAGTAACAGATATAGAAATGATCCTTCCAGTTAACATCTTTAATTTTAACGAGTATCTCGTCTGTCCCAGGAACGCCATCGTCAAATCTGATAGTATATGTTTCATCTATCAAAGGTAACTTGATACAAATAGTCTCTCTAATCCAATTACCACAGCCACAACTACTATTAGTAGTATTAGTCTTCTCCATGTCACCCTCATAATCATCCATGAATAACCATAACTTTTTGATTTCTCTATCTACAATAGCTATGTGCCCGCTTACTTCTAATAGAGTTATATCCCTATCTTGCATGAATGGGTCTTCTTCAGCCTCTGGTGAATATATAATATCTTGAGGAATTTCTATCGTTCTGAACTTTTCTCTTCCAACATCAAAGGCCACCAAAGACGTACCTTCATAGAAAAGTTCTGTAATTGTCTTACAATCTGTAATAGAATTCTTCTTTTTTCCATGTGAACTAGGCACATGACCTCTACTTACCCAATATATTGAACCTTTTACACAAACGCACTCATTAAAATAGCGGATCCGGTACTGCGGATAGTCTCTCCACGTGTAGTCTTTCTTGTTGTAATTccgtcctcctcctcctcctacaGTCATGACTTAACAAACCTCTTCAACCTCACCAATATCCTTCCGTTGGGCATCCAAATAATGTTTCTTATATATGCAGATAACTTTGTGTTGTTTAGTAGCTGGATCGTAACCAAAACCAGTCCACCAATCACATTTATATCGCCAAATATTAATCTCATAGTCATCTTTCAAAGTAGCTTTGACCCATGGTGTTTCTTCTCCTGTAGTTATATTCGCGACTCGGATATAGCCTTCATGTTTTTTAACAAAACATATTAAGCCATTCAAAGGTCTCATGAAAATTCCCCAAAACTCCGGGGTGTTATAAAGACTCTTATACCTATGACGAGCCGCAACTACTGGTTTATTATGATGATGTTTATTCGTTCTACATACATTTGCCAAGCACAAATCAGATCCCCGGCTCCCTGGGGAGATAGGTTTAGTACTAGTTTTAAATATGAGATCCATAACACCGGGGTCATGACGTTCTTTAGAATTAGTAAGATGTAAATACATAAAATATAAATCATTCTGAATTGAGTTTTGCCAATCTTTACATACCAATTTGAAGCGCATGAGTGATTTAACCGGAAGTCTGCTCAGTATGTCGTTTACGATATCATCACATAGATAAGGAGTAATAGTATTTGAAGGGTTTACTTCACTATCATCACCACAACCTTTGTTTTCTTTGATCATCATATTCTTTGTTTTCTTCCTTACCCGTAGCTAGTTGTTCTACTCAACAGGGTAAACATATATATATCGTTGTCTAGCTATCAGCAAAAACAAGATTCCTAAATACTTCAAATATCAAAACTCAAAAGAATCCGGGTCTAGGTATGACACGTAAAATTGATGTCTAAACACTTCAGGAAACGAGGGAGACCGAGCAAGGAACAAGCCTAGTTAGAAAAAGGTGTTAGTTAAAAATTACACTTAGTGTGTTAATTCCTTATGGCCCCAAAATTATATCCATGACCACTATAgtaacaataataatatttttattgtcaggcccacaattaattttagataccgtgac
This is a stretch of genomic DNA from Papaver somniferum cultivar HN1 chromosome 1, ASM357369v1, whole genome shotgun sequence. It encodes these proteins:
- the LOC113292694 gene encoding putative F-box protein At3g52320, whose protein sequence is MMIKENKGCGDDSEVNPSNTITPYLCDDIVNDILSRLPVKSLMRFKLVCKDWQNSIQNDLYFMYLHLTNSKERHDPGVMDLIFKTSTKPISPGSRGSDLCLANVCRTNKHHHNKPVVAARHRYKSLYNTPEFWGIFMRPLNGLICFVKKHEGYIRVANITTGEETPWVKATLKDDYEINIWRYKCDWWTGFGYDPATKQHKVICIYKKHYLDAQRKDIGEVEEVC